CCTGGCCGCGCAGGATCCGAACAGCCATGCCGACAAGCGACTCAGCCGCTCGGTGGCCGTGAAGATGGGCGGCCGCTGGCAGGACGCCGGCGCGGTGCTCATGCGCGAGGGCCAGACGCTGTGGATGCCCGGAAGCGTCGAGGACGCCTGGAACGCGACGTACGACCGGCTCACCCAGGAGGCGCACCTCAAGGGCATAGGGATGTGGAACCCCACGCACTGCGGCGTCGGCCCGCACCAGGACGTGCCGCTGCGCGCGTGGGTGAACTGGGACCCGGTCGGGGTCGACACCGAGCAGGTGGCGAACGAGTGGGTGAAGATCCAGAACACGAGCGCCACCGCCACGCTACCGCTCGGCGGCTGGTGGATCCGCGACTCGTTCTATCGCCGGCTGACGTTCAAGCCCGGCACCGAGATCGGCCCGGGCGAGACATTGACGGTCTACACCGGCCACGGCACCGACACGCGCACGAGCGCCTACTGGAACCTCGACACGCCGATGTTCCAGAACCCCGGGGACAGCCACCAGCTCGGCGACGGCGCCTACCTGTTCGACCCGCAGGGCGACCTGCGCCTGGGCCAGCAGTACCCGTGCCTGGTCGCGTGCTCGGACCCGCTCGAGGGCGCTGTCGAGATCACGGTTCAGCCGCGCGGGCTCGAGTACCTGCTCCTGCGCAACGTGTCCGGCAAGACGATCGACCTGTACGGCTACCAGCTGCTCCAGCCCGGCTACCAGCTGGTCTTCCAGGCTGGATCGAAGCTGGGACTGGGCGAGGCGATGCGGATCAACGCCGCCGGCAACCCGAAGAACGACACGCGTCTGCTCGGCTTCTGGGGCATCAACAGCCACCCGATGTTCAGCGACGGCGGCGGCGCGCTCAGGCTCGCGAACTTCACCGGCATGACGCTCGCGTGCGACGCCTGGGGTGCGGGGAGTTGCTGAGCGGCTGAACTAGACTCCTGCGGCCGATGGAAGGAACCGCAGAGTCAGAGGCGCCCGCCGCGGCGCAGGGCAGCAGCCGCAAGATTCGCGTGGTGGTCGCGAAGCCGGGCCTCGACGGCCACGATCGCGGCGCGAAGATCATCGCTCGCGCGCTGCGCGACGCCGGCATGGAGGTGATCTACACGGGCCTCCACCAGACGCCCGAGCAGATCGCCGAGACAGTGCTGCAGGAGGACGCCGACGCCGTCGGACTCTCGATCCTCTCCGGTGCCCACATGACCCTGGTGCCGCGTGTGGTCTCGCTCTTGAAGGAGCAGGGCGCCGACGACGTGGTCGTCACCGTGGGCGGCACGATCCCGGCGGACGACATCCCGGAGCTGAAGGAACTAGGTGTGGCGGCGGTGTTCACGCCGGGTTCGTCGACGCAGGAGATCGTCGACTTCATCAGGTCGTCGGTGGGCTGATGAGGG
Above is a genomic segment from Gaiellales bacterium containing:
- a CDS encoding lamin tail domain-containing protein — translated: LAAQDPNSHADKRLSRSVAVKMGGRWQDAGAVLMREGQTLWMPGSVEDAWNATYDRLTQEAHLKGIGMWNPTHCGVGPHQDVPLRAWVNWDPVGVDTEQVANEWVKIQNTSATATLPLGGWWIRDSFYRRLTFKPGTEIGPGETLTVYTGHGTDTRTSAYWNLDTPMFQNPGDSHQLGDGAYLFDPQGDLRLGQQYPCLVACSDPLEGAVEITVQPRGLEYLLLRNVSGKTIDLYGYQLLQPGYQLVFQAGSKLGLGEAMRINAAGNPKNDTRLLGFWGINSHPMFSDGGGALRLANFTGMTLACDAWGAGSC
- a CDS encoding cobalamin B12-binding domain-containing protein — protein: MEGTAESEAPAAAQGSSRKIRVVVAKPGLDGHDRGAKIIARALRDAGMEVIYTGLHQTPEQIAETVLQEDADAVGLSILSGAHMTLVPRVVSLLKEQGADDVVVTVGGTIPADDIPELKELGVAAVFTPGSSTQEIVDFIRSSVG